Part of the Aquimarina sp. MAR_2010_214 genome is shown below.
CGTATAGAATAGAGGTAACCGATAATAAAGGATGTAAGGCATTTTATGAAGAAAAACTAATAGACCCTGATCCTATTATAGTGAATTTGGAAGAGAGAAGAGCTCTTTGTAGTGATCAATCATTACTGCTTGATATTGCTATTAATGATCCGGGAGCTACTTATTCCTGGTCAAGTGAAAATGGATTTACAAGCTCAGAAAGTAATGTAGAGATTACTCAAAAAGGAAGATATGTCGCTACAATTACCAGTAGTTTGGGGTGTGTAGGTGTTGGTGATATAGAAGTTGAGGTTTTTGATACTCCAATAGATTCTGACTTTTTGATTACTACGCAGGCTTATACCGGTGAAGAAGTAATATTGGTTAACGTAAGTGAACCTATGGGAGAAACAGTAGAATGGACGATGCCTGAGGGAGTAGAAGTTGTTTCACAAACTGAAGAGAAATTGATACTTAAGTTTGAGAATGAGGGACCGTATGATATTAATTTGAGATCATATCAAGGAGATTGTTACGAAGATTATAATAAGACTATTTTGGTTCAGCCAGCAATAGAGAGCCCAGAAGTATTTGCTTCCCAAGGAGAATTCATAGAAGAGTTTATTGTGTATCCTAATCCAAATAATGGTTCTTTTACAACAAAAATTACTTTGGCAGAAGAGTCCAATATCACCATAAAAATAGTAAACCTAATGTCTGGTGCTACAATGCATGAACGTAAAGAAAAAAACAATCTGGATTTTGCATTAAACTATAATCTTACATTACCCACAGGAGTATATTTAATGTTACTAGAAACTCCAAAAGGTTCAGAAACCCGAAAACTAGTGTTTGAGTAAATCTTTTTTGTGACGAAGAGTTCTTAGAAGTGCTTTTATGATATGAATAAAATAATATACATACTATCTATATTTTGTCTTTTTGGTTGTGCCAAAGAAGAGGCAATACCTGTTATTACTGATTTTGAATTTGAGGTTTTTAATGATGATTTTTCAATACCAGTACAGGTTGTTTTTTTTAATAGAACAAAAGGAGGAGAAGATTATGAATGGACTTTTGAAGGAGGAGTGCCTTCTAGATCTGTAAATCGTAACCCGGGAGTTATACAGTATGATGCAAAGGGAGTGTATTCTATTGAACTTACAGCAACTAATCAGGATGGATCCCAAGACACAAAAGTTTTAGAAATTAAAATTGATGACCCTGTAATTGTAGATTTTGAAATGACAAATCAGGTAGATACTTTTTCTCCGGCCAAGTACACCTTTCAAAATAAATCATCAGGAGCTGATAGTTTTTCCTGGACTTTTGAAGGAGGAATTCCTGCAAATTCTACCAAACGTGATCCAGGAGAGGTAGTATTTACAGAGCCCGGAAACCATGTAATTAGATTAGAGATAGGTAATGGACGAGAAACATATGATTTACAAAAAAGTATTACTGTTGCTCCATTTTTGATATCAGACTTCGAGTATCAAATAACTTTTGCAGATGATGACTTTCAAATTCCGGCTCGTGTACAATTTCAAAATAATTCAATTAGTGCTACCTCATATCAATGGACTTTTGGTGGAGCTGCAACTTCTTCTTCCATAGAAGAAAATCCAGAGATAATATTTACTCAAGAAGGAATTCAAACAATTAGACTAACAGCTTCTAACGGAAAAGAGACAAAGACCATAACCAAGCAAATTGAATTTTTTAAAAACACAAATCTTAGAGAATTAAATGATATAAAGTTTGGGATTAATACAGCTCATGCGGGAAATACAAGAGGTAGTTTTTATAATATAGCAGAACGCAAGCTATATACAGCTAATGAAATTACACCAGATATTGGACCACTTGTAGATCTTGTGTTTTTTGGTTTGAGTAGTACATTTAACCGCAATCGGTTTGTGAGTCCTGATCAATTATCAGGAACTACTTTTGATGAACTACAAAACCCTAAAAACACAATTTTTATTAATTCTCAGGAATTATGCAATTGTTCTGCTTCATTAACACCAGCACAGTTTGATACTATGCAGGATGATTCGTTGCTAAAGAATTTGGTGATCACAGAAACTCCTGGAGGGTTGCAGGATTTTAATAATACAATGGTGCCAAGAATTGTTCTTTTTCAGACTAAAGAAGGAAAAAAAGGAGCTATTAAGATTAAGAGTTTTGTTGACGATGGACAAAATTCTTATATCCTGGTGGATATAAAAGTTCAAAAAGAGTAATTGATTTATAGGTTTACGTATGACAAATAAGATAAAGAGTTCGACTATGCTTAAAAAAAGTGCATTTTATATTTTATTGGTAGGATTCCTGTTTTCTTATACATTACAGGCACAGGTTTTTCCGGTAACTGTTACTCCTCAAATAATACCTCCGTATAGCTTAAAATTATCAGAGTATAATACTGCTTCATCAGA
Proteins encoded:
- a CDS encoding PKD domain-containing protein, whose translation is MNKIIYILSIFCLFGCAKEEAIPVITDFEFEVFNDDFSIPVQVVFFNRTKGGEDYEWTFEGGVPSRSVNRNPGVIQYDAKGVYSIELTATNQDGSQDTKVLEIKIDDPVIVDFEMTNQVDTFSPAKYTFQNKSSGADSFSWTFEGGIPANSTKRDPGEVVFTEPGNHVIRLEIGNGRETYDLQKSITVAPFLISDFEYQITFADDDFQIPARVQFQNNSISATSYQWTFGGAATSSSIEENPEIIFTQEGIQTIRLTASNGKETKTITKQIEFFKNTNLRELNDIKFGINTAHAGNTRGSFYNIAERKLYTANEITPDIGPLVDLVFFGLSSTFNRNRFVSPDQLSGTTFDELQNPKNTIFINSQELCNCSASLTPAQFDTMQDDSLLKNLVITETPGGLQDFNNTMVPRIVLFQTKEGKKGAIKIKSFVDDGQNSYILVDIKVQKE